A stretch of Paenibacillus mucilaginosus 3016 DNA encodes these proteins:
- a CDS encoding site-2 protease family protein has protein sequence MDLNFLAYPVEHLPFVFLALLLGFTVHEFSHAILADKFGDPTPRSMGRVTLNPRVHLDVLGTIFFLIIGIGWAKPVLVNRSRFASPRLMGILVSVAGPVSNLVLALISVIIYFALIRFGVLTGASVGVRDALSLFFNYLVSLNVLLFILNLIPFPPLDGYRILEDLLPRRVMLKVKPYEQWLFYAILLMFFIPPLRNVTLGPIFALQDPIMNGMQALAAGLLGMR, from the coding sequence GTGGATTTGAATTTTCTGGCTTATCCTGTTGAGCATCTTCCGTTTGTGTTCCTGGCCCTGCTGCTCGGGTTTACCGTGCATGAGTTTTCCCACGCGATCCTGGCCGACAAGTTCGGGGACCCAACCCCCCGTTCGATGGGCCGGGTGACGCTGAATCCCCGGGTGCACTTAGACGTGCTCGGGACGATCTTTTTCCTGATCATCGGCATCGGGTGGGCGAAGCCGGTTCTCGTGAACCGCAGCCGCTTCGCTTCGCCCCGGCTGATGGGCATCCTGGTCTCCGTGGCCGGGCCGGTCAGCAACCTCGTGCTGGCTTTGATTTCAGTTATCATTTATTTTGCGCTGATCCGCTTCGGAGTGCTGACCGGTGCTTCAGTGGGGGTCAGGGACGCCCTGTCCCTGTTCTTCAACTACCTGGTCAGTCTGAACGTGCTGCTTTTCATCCTGAATCTGATTCCGTTCCCGCCGCTGGACGGGTACCGGATTCTGGAGGACCTGCTGCCGCGGCGTGTCATGCTGAAGGTGAAGCCTTATGAGCAGTGGCTCTTTTATGCGATCCTGCTCATGTTCTTCATCCCGCCGCTGCGTAACGTAACCCTGGGTCCGATCTTCGCGCTGCAGGATCCCATTATGAATGGAATGCAGGCGCTCGCAGCCGGCCTGCTCGGCATGAGGTAA
- the hemW gene encoding radical SAM family heme chaperone HemW, with amino-acid sequence MHRMHLEQTPAAVYIHIPFCTNKCHYCDFNSYVLKGQPVMDYLEALEREMAETVRLVPPGEIQTIFVGGGTPTVLTPPQMKVFLDSVKRYFPDWSEHIEFTMEANPGTTDLEKLQAMREGGVNRISFGVQSFDNGLLEGIGRIHNTDDVYRSLENARKAGFTNLSIDLMFGLPGQTPEIMQDTLTKALALDLPHYSIYSLKVEENTLFHTLYQRGELKLPEEEAELEMFLALMERLKSEGYGQYEISNFARPGYESRHNAMYWRNQSYYGLGAGAHGYVHGLRHVNIKGVQPYIDATRKGRPLLSTEEILADEAMEDFMMVGLRMLQGVKRDDFETQFGVSLESVFGDVLGKLCGKGLLENTGDGYRLSSQGILLGNEVFGEFLGLAEQKKD; translated from the coding sequence ATGCATAGAATGCACCTAGAACAAACGCCGGCGGCGGTATACATTCATATCCCGTTCTGTACGAACAAGTGCCATTACTGCGACTTCAATTCCTACGTGCTCAAGGGACAGCCGGTCATGGACTACCTGGAGGCGCTGGAGAGAGAGATGGCCGAGACGGTCCGCCTCGTCCCCCCGGGGGAGATTCAGACCATCTTTGTGGGCGGCGGGACGCCGACCGTGCTGACCCCCCCGCAGATGAAGGTGTTTCTGGACAGCGTGAAGCGCTATTTTCCGGATTGGTCGGAGCATATTGAATTCACCATGGAGGCGAATCCGGGCACGACGGACCTGGAGAAGCTCCAGGCGATGCGCGAGGGCGGGGTCAACCGCATCTCGTTCGGGGTGCAGTCGTTCGATAACGGGCTGCTGGAGGGCATCGGACGTATTCACAACACCGACGACGTCTACCGGAGTCTGGAGAATGCAAGGAAGGCCGGCTTCACGAACCTGTCAATCGACCTGATGTTCGGTCTGCCGGGCCAGACGCCGGAGATCATGCAGGATACGCTGACGAAGGCGCTCGCCTTGGACTTGCCCCACTATTCGATCTACAGCCTCAAGGTGGAGGAGAACACGCTGTTCCACACCCTCTATCAGCGCGGCGAACTGAAGCTGCCGGAAGAGGAAGCGGAGCTCGAGATGTTCCTCGCCCTGATGGAGCGGTTGAAGAGTGAAGGGTACGGGCAGTACGAGATCAGCAACTTTGCCAGGCCGGGCTACGAGAGCCGGCACAACGCGATGTACTGGCGCAACCAGAGCTATTACGGCCTGGGCGCCGGGGCGCACGGGTATGTGCACGGCCTCCGTCACGTCAATATCAAGGGCGTTCAGCCGTATATCGATGCGACGCGCAAAGGGCGTCCCCTCCTGAGCACCGAAGAGATCCTTGCCGATGAGGCCATGGAGGATTTCATGATGGTGGGGCTGCGGATGCTGCAGGGCGTGAAGCGGGATGACTTTGAGACCCAGTTCGGCGTTTCTCTCGAATCCGTCTTCGGCGATGTGCTCGGCAAGCTGTGCGGCAAGGGGCTGCTGGAGAACACGGGGGATGGATACCGTCTGAGCTCGCAGGGCATCCTGCTCGGCAACGAGGTGTTCGGTGAATTTTTGGGGCTCGCGGAGCAAAAAAAGGACTGA
- a CDS encoding YfhD family protein, with translation MSRGNQERSRSQLPIAKNEDVEFSSELADANDLEAQERADLADARQERE, from the coding sequence ATGAGTCGCGGAAATCAGGAGCGGTCGAGAAGCCAGCTGCCTATCGCCAAAAATGAGGATGTCGAATTCTCCAGCGAGCTGGCGGATGCCAATGATTTGGAAGCGCAGGAACGCGCAGATCTGGCCGATGCCAGACAAGAGCGGGAATAG
- a CDS encoding 16S rRNA (uracil(1498)-N(3))-methyltransferase gives MQRYFIEPAQWAGMTVTITGDDAHHLIKVMRARPGDECIVSDGVSREALVRLQTLEGGQVLAEVAEELPMENEPRVEVWVAQSLPKGDKMELVIQKGTEIGASRFIPFTSERTVVQLDGKKEGKRTERWQKIAKEAAEQAHRNRVPSVEGVRTWKSLMELAGEADAALFCYEKQGEQALKSVIRGVLAGRKPEEGRAKLLLIIGPEGGFTEREAMEAENAGCRPVALGRRILRTETAAMVGLTCILYEAGEMGGEE, from the coding sequence ATGCAGAGATATTTCATCGAGCCGGCGCAGTGGGCCGGGATGACGGTAACGATTACAGGCGATGACGCGCACCATCTGATCAAGGTCATGCGTGCCCGTCCGGGCGACGAATGCATCGTCAGCGACGGTGTGAGCCGGGAGGCGCTGGTTCGTCTTCAGACGCTGGAAGGCGGCCAGGTGCTGGCGGAGGTCGCGGAAGAGCTCCCGATGGAGAATGAGCCCCGGGTGGAAGTCTGGGTGGCACAGAGTCTCCCCAAGGGCGACAAGATGGAGCTCGTGATCCAGAAAGGTACGGAGATCGGCGCTTCCCGCTTCATTCCGTTCACTTCGGAGCGGACCGTCGTGCAGCTAGACGGCAAGAAAGAAGGCAAACGTACCGAGCGCTGGCAGAAAATCGCCAAGGAGGCGGCGGAGCAGGCGCACCGCAACCGGGTTCCTTCGGTCGAAGGGGTCCGCACGTGGAAGAGCCTGATGGAGCTCGCAGGCGAAGCCGACGCGGCTCTGTTCTGCTATGAGAAGCAGGGGGAGCAGGCGCTGAAGTCGGTCATTCGCGGCGTGCTCGCAGGCCGGAAGCCCGAGGAGGGCAGGGCGAAGCTGCTGCTCATCATCGGACCGGAAGGTGGCTTCACCGAGCGTGAAGCCATGGAGGCGGAGAACGCAGGCTGCCGGCCCGTCGCCCTCGGAAGACGGATACTGCGGACAGAGACGGCCGCAATGGTGGGCCTGACCTGTATTTTATATGAAGCCGGAGAGATGGGAGGAGAAGAATAA
- a CDS encoding N-acetyltransferase, with product MTTTLTCRKAVEQDIDRLYHIIQGYAEKGIMLPRTRETLAAQLDTFVVAEIGDELVGCGSLTRLGQDLVEIRSLGVTEGHKGQGIGKAIVSLLEQEAKAQGIPKLMALTYEVKFFERSGFTVVPKEIFPEKVWRDCIHCKKQHCCDEIAVLKRLD from the coding sequence ATGACGACGACGTTAACCTGCCGCAAAGCGGTGGAGCAGGATATTGACAGACTGTATCATATTATTCAAGGGTATGCGGAAAAAGGAATTATGCTTCCGCGCACCCGGGAGACGCTCGCGGCACAGCTCGATACGTTCGTCGTTGCAGAGATCGGCGATGAGCTTGTAGGCTGCGGCTCTCTGACCCGGCTCGGCCAGGATCTCGTGGAGATCCGGTCGCTCGGTGTCACGGAAGGGCACAAGGGACAGGGGATCGGCAAAGCGATCGTCTCGCTGCTGGAGCAGGAGGCGAAAGCCCAAGGCATTCCGAAGCTGATGGCGCTGACCTATGAAGTCAAATTCTTTGAGCGCAGCGGGTTCACCGTCGTGCCGAAGGAGATCTTCCCGGAGAAGGTGTGGCGCGACTGCATCCACTGCAAAAAACAGCACTGCTGCGACGAAATCGCGGTGCTCAAACGACTGGATTGA
- the prmA gene encoding 50S ribosomal protein L11 methyltransferase, whose translation MRYHEITVHTTEEAIEMISNFIHELGAGGVSIEESGTLNKKRDTSLGQWYEMPLNDIPEGRAVIKGYFTEGTEMGPIVNELKERIEQLAEFDIDTGHPTYELQDVDDEDWANAWKQYFKPLRISERLTIKPTWEEYTPGPEEIILELDPGMAFGTGTHATTALCLRTLESVIQGGEDVIDVGTGSGILAIAAAKLGAKHVLALDLDPVSVSSATENTHLNGLDDRITVKLSDLLGVLKESGTQEGASVGVKLPVQIVVANILAEIILLFVKDVYDALVSGGTYIVSGIILPKQESVEEALKAEGFEIAGRNVEGDWVVIIARKP comes from the coding sequence GTGCGTTACCATGAAATTACCGTACATACAACCGAAGAAGCCATCGAGATGATCTCTAACTTTATACATGAGCTGGGAGCCGGCGGGGTTTCGATTGAAGAATCGGGCACGCTGAACAAAAAGCGGGACACCTCGCTCGGCCAGTGGTACGAAATGCCGCTCAACGACATTCCGGAAGGACGTGCCGTGATCAAAGGCTATTTCACCGAAGGCACGGAGATGGGCCCGATCGTGAACGAGCTCAAGGAGCGGATCGAGCAGCTGGCGGAATTCGATATCGATACAGGCCATCCTACGTACGAGCTGCAGGATGTGGACGATGAGGACTGGGCGAACGCCTGGAAGCAGTACTTCAAGCCGCTGCGCATCTCCGAGCGGCTGACGATCAAGCCGACGTGGGAAGAGTACACGCCGGGACCGGAGGAAATCATCCTTGAGCTCGATCCGGGCATGGCCTTCGGCACGGGGACGCATGCGACAACGGCACTGTGTCTGCGGACGCTCGAGAGCGTCATTCAAGGCGGCGAAGACGTGATCGACGTAGGGACAGGCTCCGGGATCCTGGCGATCGCGGCGGCGAAGCTGGGCGCGAAGCATGTGCTGGCGCTCGACCTTGATCCGGTCTCGGTCTCCTCGGCAACGGAGAACACGCACCTGAACGGCCTGGATGACCGCATCACGGTGAAGCTGAGCGACCTGCTCGGCGTGCTGAAGGAGAGCGGCACGCAGGAGGGGGCATCGGTCGGCGTGAAGCTGCCGGTGCAGATCGTGGTGGCGAACATCCTGGCGGAGATCATCCTTCTCTTCGTGAAGGATGTCTATGACGCCCTGGTGTCCGGCGGTACCTACATCGTCTCGGGCATCATTCTGCCGAAGCAGGAATCCGTGGAAGAGGCGCTGAAGGCGGAGGGCTTCGAGATTGCCGGCCGCAACGTCGAGGGAGACTGGGTCGTCATCATCGCGAGAAAGCCGTAG
- the hrcA gene encoding heat-inducible transcriptional repressor HrcA: protein MLTERQRQILSAIVDDYIRSAEPVGSRSISKRGNVGFSPATIRNEMSDLEEMGFLEQPHTSAGRIPSHKGYRYYVDHLMTYAANQEFQEVDLIKRFFADKMQEMERIIQQVAMILSNLTSYTSIVMGPEMLSTTMKHLQIVPLNERTAVAIIVTNTGQVENKTVTIPEGIPMSEIEKFVNILNARLQNVPLLHFKSKLYSEIAAEMSSYVSGYEELLGMIDVVTNRDEDERIFLGGTTNMLTQPEFKDVDKVKSILDLLGEAPRIIQLFEGAAGAGGIQVRIGSENKMEAVNDCSLITASYSIDGQLLGTIGILGPTRMDYARVIQLLDYLSKDMTKLMGRWYK from the coding sequence ATGTTGACCGAACGCCAGCGACAGATCCTCAGTGCCATCGTAGATGACTATATTCGTTCAGCAGAGCCGGTCGGCTCCCGCAGCATCTCCAAGCGCGGTAATGTGGGGTTCTCCCCCGCCACCATTCGTAACGAAATGTCCGACCTTGAGGAGATGGGCTTCCTGGAGCAGCCGCATACGTCGGCCGGCCGGATTCCTTCGCATAAGGGCTACCGGTATTACGTGGATCACCTGATGACGTATGCCGCGAATCAGGAGTTTCAAGAGGTGGACCTCATCAAGCGGTTTTTTGCGGACAAAATGCAGGAGATGGAGCGGATCATCCAGCAGGTGGCGATGATTCTCTCGAATCTGACGAGCTATACGTCCATCGTCATGGGGCCCGAGATGCTCAGCACGACGATGAAGCACCTGCAGATCGTACCGCTGAATGAGCGTACGGCTGTGGCGATTATCGTAACGAACACCGGCCAGGTGGAGAACAAGACGGTGACGATTCCCGAGGGCATCCCGATGTCCGAGATCGAGAAGTTCGTCAACATCCTGAACGCCAGGCTGCAGAACGTACCGCTGCTGCATTTCAAATCGAAGCTCTACAGCGAGATCGCCGCGGAGATGAGCTCCTATGTTTCCGGCTACGAAGAGCTTCTCGGCATGATCGATGTCGTCACGAACAGAGACGAGGATGAGCGCATCTTCCTCGGCGGAACGACGAACATGCTGACGCAGCCGGAGTTCAAGGATGTCGATAAGGTGAAAAGCATCCTTGACCTTCTCGGCGAAGCGCCGCGCATTATTCAGCTCTTCGAAGGAGCGGCGGGAGCGGGCGGCATCCAGGTGCGGATCGGCAGCGAGAACAAGATGGAAGCCGTGAACGACTGCTCGCTCATTACCGCGTCCTACTCGATTGACGGACAGCTGCTCGGCACGATCGGCATTCTCGGGCCGACGCGGATGGACTACGCGCGGGTGATTCAGCTGCTCGATTACCTGTCGAAGGACATGACGAAGCTCATGGGAAGATGGTACAAATGA
- the grpE gene encoding nucleotide exchange factor GrpE has protein sequence MNTEQKDGAGVNPEAAGDAAEQEAKATYEHGETEAAHEEAEVEQNPVNQEIEQLKKQLEEQQGRVLRAQADFDNFRRRTLKEKEDFAKYASLKLIEQLLPVVDNFERAMAASRDNKDYDALIKGVDMIFRQLDGVLTNEGLKPMETVGTPFNPEFHQAIMQVESDEHEEGIVVEEVQKGYLLKDKVLRPAMVKVSS, from the coding sequence TTGAATACGGAACAGAAAGACGGCGCAGGGGTAAACCCGGAGGCAGCCGGTGACGCAGCCGAACAGGAAGCGAAGGCTACATATGAGCATGGCGAAACGGAAGCGGCCCACGAGGAAGCGGAAGTGGAGCAGAACCCTGTGAACCAGGAGATCGAGCAGCTGAAGAAGCAGCTCGAAGAGCAGCAGGGACGCGTACTGCGCGCTCAGGCCGACTTCGACAACTTCCGCCGGCGTACGCTGAAGGAGAAGGAAGACTTCGCCAAGTACGCTTCGCTGAAACTGATCGAGCAGCTTCTCCCCGTGGTGGATAACTTCGAGCGGGCTATGGCAGCCAGCCGTGACAATAAAGACTACGACGCCCTCATCAAAGGGGTTGACATGATCTTCCGCCAGCTGGACGGCGTTCTTACGAACGAGGGTCTGAAGCCGATGGAAACCGTGGGTACACCTTTCAACCCGGAGTTCCACCAGGCGATTATGCAGGTGGAGTCGGATGAACACGAGGAAGGCATCGTTGTGGAAGAAGTCCAGAAGGGCTACCTCCTCAAGGATAAGGTTCTTCGTCCGGCTATGGTTAAAGTGAGCTCATAG
- a CDS encoding TCP-1/cpn60 chaperonin family protein: MSGGVKPAGGEGDEAYATLRNNAGAIRAITSAVEGTLGPKGLDTMLVGPRGEVIITNDGVTILEQMDVTHPAARLLIQVARSQQEQIGDGTTTATVLAGAIVAEGTAQVTRGVPVAKVVRGVQEGVAAGLRMLAKRARPLEGLEDPQLYSIAYVAGRENEDLARLVIEGAKKLGLPKMRDPQFRFSDTIVSHSRARNEVWPGLLIQKRPANAQPDFPPDSARVLLFQDAFEPESVHDEALMTDSGFQKQMQLREQFRSLLPKLVELQVGFIASDRGVDPEAEQFCTDHGIMVLQRISRADLRRIADYTGARPLRRTGLGKPAEELAGYLGYAGHVSYDERLESVRMGEGKGRAQVTIVVGASTSEVIGERLRIAKDAASSVQAALRGGCLPGGGSAEAAVAHELERYRETVQGMEGFGIAAVAEALRRPLAQIVVNAGYNPLEKVEEVKAAQIATGNDALAIDCDTGAVTDMAAIGVMDPADVKLHALQAAGEVAAAILRIHTVIKMRQPRTEE; the protein is encoded by the coding sequence ATGAGCGGCGGCGTGAAACCGGCCGGCGGGGAAGGCGATGAGGCGTACGCGACGCTCCGCAACAACGCGGGGGCAATCCGGGCCATCACGTCCGCCGTCGAGGGGACGCTCGGACCGAAGGGGCTCGATACGATGCTCGTCGGCCCCCGGGGCGAAGTCATCATCACCAATGACGGGGTGACGATTCTCGAGCAGATGGATGTCACTCACCCGGCGGCGCGGCTGCTTATTCAGGTCGCCCGCTCCCAGCAGGAGCAGATCGGCGACGGGACGACGACCGCGACGGTGCTTGCCGGCGCGATCGTGGCCGAAGGCACCGCCCAGGTTACCCGGGGCGTGCCTGTAGCCAAGGTCGTGCGGGGCGTGCAGGAGGGCGTGGCCGCGGGGCTGCGCATGCTCGCGAAGCGGGCCCGTCCGCTCGAAGGGCTGGAAGACCCGCAGTTGTACTCGATCGCTTATGTCGCCGGACGCGAGAACGAAGACCTTGCCCGGCTCGTGATCGAGGGGGCGAAGAAGCTCGGCCTGCCGAAGATGCGGGATCCCCAGTTCCGCTTCTCGGATACGATCGTATCCCACAGCCGGGCCCGTAACGAAGTATGGCCCGGGCTGCTCATCCAGAAGCGCCCCGCGAACGCCCAGCCGGACTTCCCGCCGGACTCGGCCCGTGTGCTCCTGTTCCAGGATGCGTTCGAGCCCGAGTCGGTGCATGACGAGGCGCTGATGACCGACTCCGGCTTCCAGAAGCAGATGCAGCTGCGGGAGCAGTTCCGCTCCCTGCTGCCGAAGCTTGTGGAGCTGCAGGTCGGTTTCATCGCCTCGGACCGGGGCGTCGACCCCGAAGCCGAGCAGTTCTGCACGGACCACGGCATCATGGTCCTGCAGCGCATCTCCCGCGCGGATCTTCGGCGAATCGCCGACTACACCGGCGCGCGCCCGCTGCGGCGCACCGGTCTAGGCAAGCCGGCCGAAGAGCTGGCCGGGTATCTCGGCTACGCGGGCCACGTCTCCTACGACGAGCGGCTCGAGAGTGTCCGGATGGGCGAAGGCAAGGGCCGCGCCCAGGTCACGATCGTGGTCGGAGCCTCGACCAGCGAGGTGATCGGCGAACGCCTGCGGATCGCGAAGGACGCGGCATCAAGCGTCCAGGCGGCGCTGCGCGGCGGCTGTCTGCCCGGCGGCGGGTCCGCCGAAGCGGCCGTGGCCCATGAGCTCGAGCGCTACCGCGAGACGGTGCAGGGCATGGAAGGCTTCGGCATCGCCGCCGTCGCCGAAGCGCTGCGCCGGCCGCTGGCCCAGATCGTCGTCAATGCGGGGTACAACCCGCTGGAGAAGGTCGAGGAGGTCAAGGCGGCGCAGATCGCCACGGGCAATGATGCGCTCGCGATCGACTGCGATACGGGCGCGGTGACCGACATGGCGGCGATCGGGGTCATGGACCCGGCCGATGTGAAGCTTCATGCGCTTCAGGCGGCCGGCGAAGTGGCGGCGGCGATCCTGCGCATTCACACGGTCATCAAGATGCGGCAGCCGCGGACCGAAGAGTAG
- the dnaK gene encoding molecular chaperone DnaK — MSKVIGIDLGTTNSCVAVMEGGEAVVIPNPEGNRTTPSVVGFKKDGERVVGETAKRQAITNPDRTIMSIKRYMGTNHKENIDGTDYSAQEISAMILQKLKADAEAYLGQPVTQAVITVPAYFNDSQRQATKDAGKIAGLEVLRIVNEPTAAALAYGLEKSEDQTILVYDLGGGTFDVSILELGDGFFEVKATSGDNRLGGDDFDQVIIDHLVAEFKKEHGIDLSKDKAAVQRLKDAAEKAKKELSGVLTTQISLPFITVVDGVPQHLELSLTRAKFEELSATLVERTMGPTRQALSDAGLSADKIDKVVLVGGSTRIPAVQEAVKRLIGKEPHKGVNPDEVVALGAAVQAGVLTGDVKDVVLLDVTPLSLGIETAGGVFTKMIDRNTTIPTTKSQVFTTYADNQPSVEIHVLQGERAMAADNKTLGRFILGDIPPAPRGIPQIEVTFDIDANGIVNVTSTDKGTGKSQKITITSSSGLSDEEIDRMMKEAEAHAEEDRKRKELVEVRNNADQLVYSVDKTIKDLGDKVDPSEIEKANEAKEKVKKALEGDNLEEIKAATEQLTEVVQQLSVKLYEQASQQGGAPEGGEPQGNAGKGKDNVVDADYEVVDDKK, encoded by the coding sequence ATGAGTAAAGTAATCGGTATTGACCTTGGAACCACGAACTCCTGCGTAGCTGTCATGGAAGGCGGCGAGGCGGTTGTTATTCCTAACCCGGAAGGGAACCGTACGACTCCTTCCGTGGTAGGCTTCAAGAAGGACGGCGAGCGCGTAGTAGGCGAAACCGCGAAGCGTCAAGCCATCACCAATCCGGACCGCACGATCATGTCGATCAAGCGCTACATGGGTACGAACCATAAGGAAAACATCGACGGTACGGACTATTCCGCACAAGAAATCTCGGCTATGATTCTTCAAAAGCTGAAGGCTGATGCGGAAGCCTACCTCGGCCAACCGGTTACCCAAGCGGTTATTACCGTTCCGGCTTACTTCAACGACAGCCAGCGTCAAGCGACGAAGGATGCGGGCAAGATCGCGGGCCTCGAAGTGCTGCGTATCGTCAACGAGCCTACGGCTGCAGCTCTGGCTTACGGCCTTGAGAAGTCCGAAGACCAGACGATCCTGGTCTATGACCTCGGCGGCGGTACGTTCGACGTATCGATCCTCGAGCTCGGCGACGGCTTCTTCGAAGTAAAGGCGACTTCCGGTGACAACCGTCTCGGCGGCGACGACTTCGACCAAGTCATCATCGACCACCTCGTAGCCGAGTTCAAAAAAGAGCACGGCATCGACCTCAGCAAGGACAAAGCGGCGGTTCAGCGTCTGAAGGATGCGGCCGAGAAGGCGAAGAAAGAGCTCTCCGGCGTACTCACGACGCAAATCTCCCTGCCGTTCATCACGGTGGTAGACGGCGTGCCGCAGCACTTGGAGCTGTCCCTGACCCGTGCGAAGTTCGAAGAGCTGTCCGCGACTCTCGTCGAGAGAACGATGGGCCCAACGCGCCAGGCGCTGAGCGACGCCGGCCTGTCGGCCGACAAGATCGACAAAGTCGTGCTCGTGGGCGGATCGACCCGTATTCCAGCCGTACAGGAAGCCGTTAAGCGCCTGATCGGCAAAGAGCCTCACAAGGGCGTCAACCCGGATGAAGTCGTTGCCCTCGGTGCAGCGGTTCAAGCGGGCGTCCTGACGGGCGATGTCAAAGACGTGGTGCTCCTCGATGTAACTCCGCTGTCCCTGGGTATCGAAACCGCCGGCGGTGTCTTCACGAAGATGATCGACCGCAACACGACGATCCCTACGACGAAGTCGCAGGTGTTCACGACGTATGCCGACAACCAGCCTAGCGTGGAAATCCACGTTCTGCAGGGTGAGCGTGCGATGGCAGCCGACAACAAGACGCTCGGCCGTTTCATCCTCGGCGACATTCCTCCGGCTCCGCGCGGTATTCCGCAGATCGAAGTAACCTTCGATATCGATGCGAACGGGATCGTTAACGTTACGTCGACGGATAAGGGCACAGGCAAGAGCCAGAAGATCACCATCACTTCCTCGAGCGGCCTCTCCGATGAAGAGATCGACCGCATGATGAAGGAAGCCGAAGCTCACGCCGAAGAAGACCGCAAGCGCAAAGAGCTCGTCGAAGTGCGCAACAACGCGGACCAGCTCGTCTACTCCGTCGACAAGACGATCAAGGACCTCGGCGACAAGGTTGACCCGTCCGAGATCGAGAAGGCCAACGAAGCCAAGGAGAAAGTCAAGAAGGCGCTCGAAGGCGACAACCTCGAGGAGATCAAAGCGGCAACCGAGCAGCTGACCGAAGTGGTGCAGCAGCTGTCCGTGAAGCTGTATGAGCAGGCGTCCCAGCAGGGTGGAGCTCCTGAAGGCGGCGAGCCGCAGGGGAATGCCGGCAAAGGCAAAGACAATGTAGTGGATGCCGATTACGAAGTCGTTGACGACAAGAAGTAA
- the dnaJ gene encoding molecular chaperone DnaJ: MSKRDFYEVLGVSKDASQEEIKKAYRKLARQYHPDVNKAADAESKFKEAKEAYDVLSDDQRKAQYDRFGHVDPNQGMGGGGAQDFGGFGDLFDMFFGGAGGGRRNPNAPQRGNDLQYTMTIEFKEAIFGKKMDIQIPRTENCETCHGSGAKPGTKPETCGVCHGSGQQEVVQNTAFGRIVNRRVCSACQGQGQIVKDKCSTCHGAGKVKKQRKINLNIPAGVDDGAQLRVSGEGESGTRGGPPGDLYVVLRVKPHDFFEREGDDIYCEVPLTFVQAALGDEIEIPTLTEKVKLKIPAGTQTDTYFRLKGKGVPRLRGYGQGDQHVKVVVVTPTSLNEDQKELLREFSRTSGEHTHEQNQSIFERMKKAFLGD; encoded by the coding sequence ATGAGCAAACGTGATTTCTATGAGGTGCTGGGGGTCAGCAAGGACGCTTCGCAGGAAGAGATCAAGAAGGCGTACCGCAAGCTTGCCCGCCAATACCACCCGGATGTCAACAAAGCGGCTGACGCCGAATCGAAATTCAAGGAAGCCAAAGAAGCCTACGACGTGCTCAGCGATGACCAGCGCAAGGCCCAGTACGACCGGTTCGGCCATGTGGATCCGAACCAGGGCATGGGCGGCGGCGGAGCGCAGGACTTCGGCGGCTTCGGCGACCTCTTCGACATGTTCTTCGGCGGAGCCGGCGGCGGACGCCGGAATCCGAACGCGCCCCAGCGCGGCAACGATCTGCAGTACACGATGACCATCGAGTTCAAGGAGGCCATCTTCGGCAAGAAGATGGACATCCAGATTCCGCGGACCGAGAACTGCGAAACGTGTCACGGCAGCGGGGCCAAGCCCGGAACGAAGCCGGAGACCTGCGGTGTCTGCCACGGCAGCGGCCAGCAGGAAGTTGTGCAGAACACGGCCTTCGGCCGTATCGTGAACCGCCGCGTCTGTTCCGCGTGCCAAGGCCAGGGGCAGATTGTCAAGGACAAGTGTTCAACGTGCCACGGCGCGGGCAAGGTAAAGAAGCAGCGCAAGATCAACCTGAACATCCCGGCCGGCGTGGACGACGGAGCCCAGCTTCGCGTCTCGGGCGAAGGCGAATCGGGGACCCGGGGAGGCCCTCCGGGCGACCTGTACGTGGTGCTCCGCGTGAAGCCGCATGATTTCTTCGAGCGCGAAGGCGACGACATCTACTGCGAAGTGCCCCTGACGTTCGTGCAGGCGGCACTGGGCGACGAGATCGAGATCCCGACGCTGACAGAGAAGGTCAAGCTCAAGATTCCGGCGGGCACCCAGACGGATACGTATTTCCGCCTGAAGGGCAAAGGCGTTCCGCGCCTGCGCGGCTACGGCCAAGGCGACCAGCACGTCAAGGTCGTCGTCGTCACGCCGACGAGCCTTAACGAAGACCAGAAGGAGCTGCTCCGCGAATTCTCCCGCACCAGCGGCGAGCATACGCATGAGCAGAACCAGTCGATCTTCGAACGGATGAAGAAAGCGTTCCTGGGCGATTAA